One region of Oxalobacteraceae bacterium OTU3CAMAD1 genomic DNA includes:
- a CDS encoding hemin-degrading factor: protein MKSHHRFTLALTGALLFTALPGGAASLAERWDTLRAEQPKLAARDAAKTLSVSEADLLATGIGKTVVRLKEGDTVPREIMRRALDLGKVLALTRNENGVLERTGVASKLKSQDEILGLEEDKQKEREARLRNIAGGYLGGEIDLRFTFDKWKYAFAVTQPGKDGVVTRSLQFFDASGNAVHKLYLKNEAGVPVFDKLVADFRAPSQSADLKVAAQSAKAKEKPDSEIDVKEFQLAWNEINDVHQFNRLLTEFGVSRQQAMRLAPAGAATRITPQAVRQLLEETAKQKIDIMVFLGNGSTIQIFSGKVGKVAASPGWFNVLDPEFNLHLRDSAFASGWVVKRAGITSVEFYDNNSDQVVSFFGVREPKKPQPASWINMTAALPKAEDASRQASR from the coding sequence ATGAAATCTCACCACCGATTCACCCTGGCGCTGACTGGCGCCTTGTTGTTCACCGCCTTGCCGGGCGGCGCCGCCAGCCTCGCCGAGCGCTGGGACACCCTGCGCGCCGAGCAGCCCAAGCTGGCCGCGCGCGACGCCGCAAAAACGCTCAGCGTCTCGGAAGCGGACCTGCTGGCGACGGGCATCGGCAAAACCGTCGTCCGCCTCAAGGAAGGGGATACCGTGCCGCGCGAAATTATGCGCCGCGCGCTGGACCTGGGCAAAGTACTGGCGCTGACGCGCAACGAAAACGGTGTGCTCGAGCGCACCGGCGTCGCCAGCAAGCTCAAGTCGCAGGACGAGATTCTCGGCCTCGAGGAAGACAAGCAAAAAGAACGCGAAGCGCGCCTGCGCAACATCGCCGGGGGCTACTTGGGCGGCGAGATCGACCTGCGCTTCACCTTCGACAAATGGAAATACGCGTTCGCCGTGACGCAGCCGGGCAAGGACGGCGTCGTCACGCGCAGCCTGCAATTCTTCGACGCCAGCGGCAACGCCGTGCACAAGCTGTACCTTAAGAACGAGGCCGGCGTGCCGGTGTTCGACAAGCTGGTGGCGGACTTCCGCGCGCCGTCGCAAAGCGCCGACCTGAAAGTAGCCGCGCAATCTGCGAAGGCCAAGGAAAAACCGGACAGCGAGATCGACGTCAAGGAATTCCAGCTGGCATGGAACGAAATCAACGACGTACACCAGTTCAACCGTTTGTTGACGGAGTTCGGCGTCTCGCGCCAGCAAGCGATGCGCCTCGCGCCTGCCGGCGCCGCCACGCGCATCACGCCGCAAGCGGTGCGCCAGCTGCTGGAAGAGACGGCCAAGCAAAAGATCGACATCATGGTCTTTTTAGGCAACGGCTCGACGATCCAGATCTTCAGCGGCAAGGTCGGCAAGGTCGCCGCCTCGCCGGGCTGGTTCAACGTGCTCGACCCGGAATTCAATCTGCACCTGCGTGACAGCGCCTTCGCCAGCGGCTGGGTGGTCAAGCGCGCGGGCATCACCTCGGTCGAGTTCTACGACAACAACAGCGACCAGGTCGTCAGCTTCTTCGGCGTGCGCGAACCGAAGAAACCGCAGCCGGCAAGCTGGATCAACATGACCGCAGCCTTGCCGAAAGCCGAAGACGCCTCGCGCCAAGCCAGCCGCTAA
- a CDS encoding glycerophosphodiester phosphodiesterase yields the protein MNTLYLPNPLPSRLSRRGFIRTAALTAGASLLLPASSVLAATGGLADQSGLPGIAPVGAGGIGGGKKPLVFAHRGASALRPEHTLASYAKAIADGADYVEPDLCSTKDGVLVARHEAYLSETTDVASHPEFASRKTRKTIDGEAHDGWFVDDFTLAELKTLRAVERIPTYRPGSAQYNGMFQVATFEEIIDFVAAEAAARGRIIGIVPELKQSTYFASVGLPLEDRFLSILDAHDYTRRNPVEIQSFEVANLKYLRGKLGRRANLRIMQLVIGQDVRPIDVAAAGGKLTFAQMCTPAGLRDIAQYADVVAPPTRSIIPLKKDGSLAEPTSLVDDAHKAGLRVEPWTFRPENQFLAADFRDGGSLQARNEAGSIAEMKRYIAVGLDGFFTDDPALGRAAVGA from the coding sequence ATGAACACACTTTATTTGCCGAACCCGTTGCCGTCGCGCCTGTCTCGCCGGGGATTTATCCGGACAGCGGCGCTGACGGCCGGCGCCTCGCTGTTGTTGCCGGCATCGTCGGTGCTGGCGGCGACTGGCGGCCTGGCTGACCAGTCCGGCCTGCCGGGCATCGCACCGGTCGGCGCCGGCGGCATCGGCGGCGGCAAGAAGCCGCTGGTGTTCGCGCACCGTGGCGCCAGCGCGCTGCGGCCCGAGCACACCCTGGCATCGTACGCCAAGGCCATCGCCGACGGCGCCGACTATGTCGAGCCGGACCTGTGCAGCACCAAGGACGGCGTGCTGGTCGCGCGGCACGAGGCGTATCTGAGCGAGACTACCGACGTCGCCAGCCATCCGGAGTTCGCCAGCCGCAAGACGCGCAAGACCATCGACGGCGAGGCGCACGACGGCTGGTTCGTCGACGACTTCACCTTGGCGGAACTGAAGACCTTGCGCGCGGTCGAACGTATTCCGACTTATCGTCCGGGCAGCGCGCAGTACAACGGCATGTTCCAGGTGGCGACGTTCGAGGAGATCATCGACTTCGTCGCGGCCGAGGCGGCGGCGCGCGGGCGCATCATCGGCATCGTGCCGGAGTTGAAGCAATCGACCTATTTCGCCAGCGTCGGCCTGCCGCTGGAGGACCGTTTCCTGTCGATTCTGGACGCGCACGATTACACGCGCCGCAACCCGGTCGAAATCCAGTCGTTCGAGGTGGCTAATCTGAAGTACCTGCGCGGCAAGCTGGGACGGCGCGCCAACCTGCGCATCATGCAGCTGGTGATCGGCCAGGACGTGCGGCCGATCGATGTGGCGGCCGCCGGCGGCAAGCTGACCTTCGCGCAGATGTGCACGCCGGCCGGCCTGCGCGACATCGCGCAGTACGCCGACGTGGTGGCGCCGCCGACGCGCTCGATCATTCCGCTGAAGAAGGACGGCAGTCTGGCCGAGCCGACGTCGCTGGTGGACGACGCGCACAAGGCTGGCCTGCGTGTGGAGCCGTGGACGTTCCGGCCGGAGAACCAGTTCCTGGCGGCCGATTTTCGCGATGGCGGCAGTTTGCAGGCGCGCAATGAAGCCGGTTCGATCGCCGAGATGAAGCGTTACATCGCCGTCGGCCTGGATGGCTTCTTCACCGACGATCCCGCGCTGGGCCGCGCCGCCGTCGGTGCCTAA
- a CDS encoding DUF1349 domain-containing protein, which translates to MSDTPLHETFADTMLSPRLQWHCEPAHWQVDYAANSLRIHTDAATDFWQRTHYGFQVDNGHFLHLQAEGDFVLTTKVTSRPAHQYDQAGLMVRLSSGCWLKTSVEFEPDGDNRLGVVVTNGHYSDWSTQPLAKDIDTVWFRVRAEDNDCIVESSLDGEQWTQIRMAHLHERASADSVACGLYACSPKEAGFEAEFSFLSFIPGRI; encoded by the coding sequence ATGAGCGACACCCCGCTGCACGAAACCTTCGCCGACACCATGCTCAGCCCACGGCTGCAATGGCACTGCGAGCCCGCCCACTGGCAGGTCGACTACGCCGCAAACAGCCTGCGCATCCACACCGACGCCGCCACCGACTTCTGGCAGCGCACCCACTACGGCTTCCAGGTCGACAACGGCCACTTCCTGCACCTGCAGGCCGAAGGCGACTTCGTGCTCACGACCAAGGTCACCTCGCGCCCGGCGCACCAGTACGACCAGGCTGGGCTAATGGTGCGGCTGTCGTCAGGCTGCTGGCTCAAGACCTCGGTCGAGTTCGAGCCCGACGGCGACAACCGCCTCGGCGTCGTCGTCACCAACGGCCATTATTCGGACTGGTCGACCCAGCCGCTGGCCAAGGACATCGACACCGTCTGGTTCCGCGTCCGCGCCGAGGACAACGACTGCATTGTCGAATCGTCGCTCGACGGCGAGCAGTGGACGCAAATCCGCATGGCCCACCTCCACGAGCGCGCCAGTGCCGATTCGGTCGCCTGCGGCCTGTACGCCTGCAGCCCCAAGGAAGCCGGCTTCGAGGCCGAGTTCTCCTTCCTCAGTTTTATTCCGGGACGCATCTGA
- a CDS encoding TonB-dependent receptor has protein sequence MATTTMGARHLAAPTHNLRPRLMGVAVRSAMITLMAAAMLPAQAEQAQAQAAAAASAPALGEIVVQAKRDDAASTRDGTTTVIKAEQLEQNNAIDMAKIARYSPLISVPAAASGGANVWDSAGNTGINIRGVEGNRVSLEVDGISLPDAAPRPESTSMNSFGIGRDYFDPEMFHYVSIGSGASPAGGGTPGLGGAVSFVTKSPEMYLDGTRKLYADYKFGYASEQASRMHAVTAATALGDNLQALIVAVHRDGAEIKTEGDAVPNPDDWSSDAVLAKLNWKLARDQELRFTVDHYKAEHDRVYNNKVGALYPAGATQNSNTERTRYSVEHRYTPADNLLFDKLETKLYKQTASVEDDTNANYVTGGQPYIRNITTGYFNDSKGIAFDAVKQLNPSTVLGYGVLYEELESRRPWLEDRTVVRTGAHQITMKNRMADMDTDKLAAYVRGEFGFNLAGHQATLTPGLRAERRKLTPQNLQNYVIAVPSAAKEIREDKDTFLTPSLNFSVELTPQLSTYAQYTRGTRLPSAAERTGSYDSFSYTGAGNGYAVLGNPDLKKETSNAFEVGLKGAPTPGVEVSFSLFHTSYDNFIEYAAQPADPVNYPTITQGLFRPENVGKARIRGGEVSSRFALGQWWQPMQGYSLALAGGISRGTAENKDSGKKAELASVQPYKANATFAYDDPAKRGGGAFIVSTVRGKRATADVFTSATTGMFAVPGYTVMDLTAYWHINKHATVSGGMYNLADRKYWDYASSRSLVAGTTAATLADIERQARPGRNFAVNLKVIY, from the coding sequence ATGGCCACCACCACCATGGGCGCCCGGCATCTGGCCGCGCCTACCCACAACCTGCGGCCGCGCCTGATGGGCGTCGCAGTGCGCTCCGCAATGATCACCCTGATGGCCGCCGCCATGCTCCCTGCCCAGGCAGAGCAAGCGCAAGCCCAGGCGGCGGCCGCCGCCAGCGCCCCGGCCCTCGGCGAAATCGTCGTCCAGGCCAAGCGCGACGACGCCGCCTCCACCCGCGACGGCACCACCACCGTCATCAAAGCCGAGCAGCTGGAACAAAACAACGCCATCGACATGGCCAAGATCGCCCGCTACTCGCCGCTGATCAGCGTGCCGGCCGCCGCCAGCGGCGGCGCCAACGTATGGGACAGCGCCGGCAACACCGGCATCAACATTCGCGGCGTCGAAGGCAACCGCGTCAGCCTCGAAGTCGACGGCATCTCGCTGCCGGACGCCGCCCCGCGCCCGGAAAGCACATCGATGAATTCGTTTGGCATCGGCCGCGACTACTTCGACCCCGAGATGTTCCACTACGTCAGCATCGGCTCCGGCGCCAGCCCGGCCGGCGGCGGTACCCCCGGCCTGGGCGGCGCGGTGTCGTTCGTCACCAAATCGCCGGAAATGTACCTGGACGGCACCCGCAAACTCTACGCCGACTACAAGTTCGGCTACGCGTCGGAACAGGCATCGCGCATGCACGCCGTCACCGCCGCCACCGCGCTTGGCGACAACCTGCAAGCGCTGATCGTCGCCGTCCACCGCGACGGCGCCGAAATCAAAACCGAAGGCGACGCCGTCCCCAATCCGGACGACTGGTCGTCCGATGCCGTTCTGGCCAAGCTCAACTGGAAGCTGGCGCGCGACCAGGAACTGCGCTTCACGGTCGACCACTACAAGGCCGAGCACGACCGCGTCTACAACAACAAGGTCGGCGCCCTGTACCCGGCCGGCGCGACGCAGAACTCCAACACCGAGCGCACCCGCTACAGCGTCGAGCACCGCTACACGCCGGCCGACAACCTGCTGTTCGACAAGCTCGAAACCAAGCTCTACAAACAAACCGCGTCGGTCGAGGATGACACCAACGCAAACTACGTCACCGGCGGCCAGCCCTACATCCGCAACATCACCACCGGCTACTTCAACGACAGCAAGGGCATCGCGTTCGACGCCGTCAAACAGTTGAACCCGTCCACGGTGCTCGGCTACGGCGTGCTCTACGAGGAACTGGAAAGCCGCCGTCCATGGCTCGAGGACCGCACGGTGGTGCGCACCGGCGCCCACCAGATCACGATGAAAAACCGCATGGCCGACATGGACACCGACAAACTGGCTGCCTACGTGCGCGGCGAGTTCGGTTTCAACCTGGCCGGCCACCAGGCCACGCTGACGCCGGGCCTGCGCGCCGAGCGCCGCAAGCTGACGCCGCAAAACCTGCAAAACTACGTCATCGCCGTCCCGAGCGCGGCAAAGGAAATCCGCGAGGACAAGGACACCTTCCTCACGCCGAGCCTGAACTTCTCGGTCGAGCTGACCCCGCAGCTGAGCACCTACGCGCAATACACGCGCGGCACCCGCCTGCCGAGCGCGGCTGAGCGCACCGGCAGCTACGACTCGTTCAGCTACACCGGCGCCGGCAACGGTTACGCGGTGCTGGGCAACCCCGACCTCAAAAAGGAAACCAGCAACGCCTTCGAGGTGGGCCTGAAGGGCGCGCCGACGCCGGGTGTCGAAGTCAGCTTCTCGCTGTTCCACACCAGCTACGACAACTTCATCGAATACGCCGCGCAGCCGGCCGACCCGGTCAACTACCCGACCATTACGCAAGGCCTGTTCCGTCCGGAAAACGTCGGCAAGGCCAGGATCCGTGGCGGCGAAGTGAGCAGCCGCTTCGCGCTGGGCCAATGGTGGCAGCCGATGCAGGGTTACAGCCTGGCGCTGGCTGGCGGCATCTCGCGCGGCACGGCCGAAAACAAGGACAGCGGCAAAAAGGCCGAACTGGCCTCGGTGCAACCGTACAAGGCCAACGCCACGTTCGCCTATGACGACCCGGCCAAGCGCGGCGGCGGCGCCTTCATCGTCAGCACGGTGCGCGGCAAGCGCGCCACGGCCGACGTGTTCACCAGCGCCACGACCGGCATGTTCGCCGTGCCCGGTTACACGGTCATGGACTTGACCGCGTACTGGCACATCAACAAGCACGCCACCGTCAGCGGCGGCATGTACAACCTGGCCGACCGCAAGTACTGGGACTACGCCTCGTCGCGCAGCCTGGTCGCGGGCACCACGGCGGCCACCTTGGCCGACATCGAACGCCAGGCGCGTCCGGGCCGCAACTTCGCCGTCAATCTCAAAGTCATCTACTAA
- a CDS encoding L,D-transpeptidase yields the protein MLALAGIAAAAPVTTANPAAGGHDLLRAQVLLDRAHFSSGEIDGNKGSNLRKAVIGFQKLHQLPLTGVLDPATWAVLSTDTAPVLDVYTVTAEDAAGPYRPVPSTMADKAKLPALGYASVAEALGEKFHSSPELLRRLNPGKSFSRAGDQLLVPNVASAKPLPKATSILVDASDGTLTLLDAGGMPIAQFPASTGSAHDPLPEGRWEVRGIAVNPEYRYNPKLFWDAKAGDTAAHIPAGPNNPVGAVWIQLSKPHYGIHGTPEPGKIGKTQSHGCIRLTNWDARTVARVISRGAVVLLQG from the coding sequence ATGCTGGCGCTGGCCGGCATCGCCGCCGCAGCCCCTGTCACCACAGCCAACCCGGCCGCCGGCGGCCACGACCTGCTGCGCGCGCAGGTGTTGCTCGACCGCGCCCATTTCTCCTCCGGCGAGATCGACGGCAACAAGGGCAGCAACCTGCGCAAGGCCGTCATCGGCTTCCAGAAACTGCACCAGCTGCCGCTGACCGGCGTGCTCGACCCGGCCACCTGGGCCGTGCTGTCGACCGACACCGCGCCCGTGCTCGACGTCTACACCGTCACCGCCGAGGACGCAGCCGGCCCCTACCGGCCGGTGCCGTCCACGATGGCCGACAAGGCCAAGCTGCCGGCGCTGGGCTACGCCAGCGTGGCCGAGGCGCTGGGCGAAAAATTCCACAGCAGCCCCGAGCTGCTGCGCCGCCTCAACCCCGGCAAATCGTTTTCCCGCGCCGGCGATCAATTGCTGGTGCCGAACGTGGCCTCGGCCAAGCCGCTGCCCAAGGCCACCTCGATCCTGGTCGACGCCAGCGATGGCACCTTGACCCTGCTCGACGCCGGCGGCATGCCGATCGCGCAATTCCCCGCCAGCACCGGCAGCGCCCACGATCCGCTGCCGGAAGGGCGCTGGGAAGTGCGCGGCATCGCCGTCAACCCGGAATACCGCTACAACCCCAAGCTGTTCTGGGACGCCAAGGCCGGCGACACCGCCGCCCATATCCCGGCCGGCCCCAACAACCCGGTCGGCGCCGTCTGGATTCAACTGAGCAAGCCGCACTACGGCATCCACGGCACGCCGGAGCCGGGCAAGATCGGCAAGACCCAATCGCACGGCTGCATCCGCCTGACGAACTGGGACGCGCGGACGGTGGCGCGTGTCATCTCGCGCGGCGCGGTGGTGTTGTTGCAAGGTTAG
- a CDS encoding gamma carbonic anhydrase family protein → MPLSPYLDTSPVLGDGTYLHATAQVIGDVRIGRDSSIWCNTVLRGDVNRIVIGDCSNVQDFAMGHVAHRHPGKPDGSPLIIGDYVTIGHSVLLHGCTIGNECLIGMGSIIMDDVVVQDRVMIGAGSLVSPGKVLESGHLYVGRPVKKVRALSAEEIAYLKYSAEHYVRVKNNHVSSESKAAQSQTTSAK, encoded by the coding sequence ATGCCTTTATCCCCGTATCTCGACACCAGCCCCGTCCTTGGCGACGGCACCTATCTGCACGCCACGGCGCAAGTCATCGGCGACGTCCGCATCGGCCGCGACAGCTCGATCTGGTGCAACACCGTGCTGCGTGGCGACGTCAACCGCATCGTCATCGGCGACTGCAGCAACGTACAGGACTTCGCCATGGGCCACGTCGCCCACAGGCACCCGGGCAAGCCGGACGGCTCGCCGCTGATCATCGGCGACTACGTCACCATCGGCCACTCGGTGCTGCTGCACGGCTGCACCATCGGCAACGAATGCCTGATCGGCATGGGTTCCATCATCATGGACGACGTCGTGGTGCAAGACCGCGTCATGATCGGCGCCGGCAGCCTGGTCTCGCCGGGCAAGGTGCTGGAAAGCGGCCACCTGTACGTCGGCCGCCCGGTGAAAAAGGTCAGGGCGCTCAGCGCCGAGGAAATCGCCTACCTGAAGTACTCGGCCGAGCACTACGTCCGCGTCAAAAACAACCACGTCAGCAGCGAGAGCAAAGCAGCGCAGAGTCAGACCACCAGCGCCAAATAA
- a CDS encoding glutathione S-transferase, with protein MKLIGMLDSPYVRRVAVSLQLLDVPFEHQSLSVFRTFDQFRQINPVVKAPTLVTGDGTVLMDSTLIVQYAETLAAPERRLTPSDPAALLRSLRVLGLALAACDKGVQIVYERNVRPAEKLHQPWVERVTLQMLSAFDALEAEQRDKPLIIGGPGTEHGAVMTAVTWHFMRQMLPELVAAENYPSLDELSRRAEALPQFAAAPHGDSTYSPH; from the coding sequence ATGAAACTGATCGGCATGCTCGACTCACCCTATGTCCGCCGCGTCGCCGTGTCGCTGCAGCTACTCGATGTGCCGTTCGAACACCAGTCGCTATCGGTGTTCCGCACCTTCGACCAATTCCGCCAGATCAATCCGGTGGTCAAGGCGCCAACCCTGGTGACCGGCGACGGCACCGTGCTGATGGATTCCACCCTGATCGTGCAATACGCCGAAACCCTGGCCGCGCCGGAGCGGCGCCTGACGCCGTCCGACCCCGCCGCGCTGTTGCGCTCGCTGCGCGTGCTCGGACTGGCGCTGGCCGCCTGCGACAAGGGCGTGCAGATCGTCTACGAACGCAACGTGCGTCCGGCCGAAAAGCTGCACCAGCCGTGGGTTGAAAGGGTCACCCTGCAAATGCTGTCGGCCTTCGACGCGCTCGAAGCCGAGCAGCGGGACAAGCCGCTGATCATCGGCGGCCCCGGCACGGAACACGGCGCGGTCATGACCGCCGTCACCTGGCATTTCATGCGGCAAATGCTGCCCGAGCTGGTGGCCGCCGAAAACTATCCATCGCTGGACGAACTGTCGCGCCGCGCCGAAGCGCTGCCGCAATTCGCCGCCGCGCCGCACGGCGACAGCACCTATTCCCCCCACTGA
- a CDS encoding VOC family protein, with product MAISLDHLMVPSRDKIAAAKLLAELLGVPWSATGIGPFAPVYVNDGLTLDFDEWAEPVPLIHYCFRVDQAEFDAILARIRSAGIAYRSAVHGQTDFAIDTQHGGSIVYWNEPDGHQWEMLTVSYARPPPDKDTG from the coding sequence ATGGCCATATCCCTGGATCACCTGATGGTGCCGTCGCGCGACAAGATCGCGGCGGCCAAACTGCTGGCCGAGCTGCTCGGCGTGCCGTGGTCGGCCACCGGCATCGGCCCGTTCGCCCCGGTCTACGTCAACGACGGCCTGACCCTCGACTTCGATGAATGGGCCGAGCCCGTTCCTTTGATACACTACTGCTTCCGCGTCGACCAGGCCGAATTCGACGCCATCCTCGCGCGCATCCGGTCGGCCGGCATCGCCTACCGCAGCGCCGTGCATGGCCAGACCGACTTCGCCATCGACACGCAGCACGGCGGCAGCATCGTCTATTGGAACGAGCCCGATGGCCACCAATGGGAAATGCTCACCGTCAGCTACGCACGGCCACCACCAGACAAGGACACCGGATGA
- a CDS encoding DUF4124 domain-containing protein, with the protein MTRHFAAAALPLSLSLSLALALLGASGAVHADIYKWVDANGVTNYTDNPDLAGGARVQMLKTSAAPAANPAGTWQQREAEFQRRQQHKLMAPAYRPRDEAGGGAGTVVHRGGEPETDATRCALARAVAEGAVRHVNDLPIDQHDRDVANNDIRTYCR; encoded by the coding sequence ATGACCCGCCACTTCGCCGCCGCCGCATTGCCATTGTCCTTGTCGCTGTCCCTGGCCCTGGCCCTGCTGGGCGCCAGCGGCGCCGTCCACGCCGACATCTACAAATGGGTGGACGCCAACGGCGTCACCAACTATACCGACAATCCCGACCTGGCCGGCGGCGCGCGCGTGCAGATGCTCAAAACGTCGGCCGCGCCGGCGGCCAATCCAGCCGGCACCTGGCAACAACGCGAGGCCGAATTCCAGCGCCGCCAGCAGCACAAGTTGATGGCGCCAGCCTACCGCCCGCGCGACGAGGCCGGCGGCGGGGCGGGGACGGTCGTCCATCGCGGCGGCGAGCCGGAAACCGACGCCACCCGTTGCGCGCTGGCGCGCGCCGTCGCCGAGGGCGCCGTACGCCACGTCAACGACCTGCCGATCGACCAGCACGACCGCGACGTTGCCAACAACGATATCCGCACCTATTGTCGCTAA
- a CDS encoding aspartate/glutamate racemase family protein — protein sequence MKTIGLIGGMSWESTVPYYRQVNQTVKEHLGGLHSAKVVLVSVDFHDVEKLQRAGDWDAAGALLADAARSLQAAGADFIVVCTNTMHKVAPAIEAAAGIPLFHIADPTAAAIKAAGHTRIGLLGTRFTMEQAFYKDRLRELHGLDVIVPEPAERDIVHRIIYEELCLGNVVDASRDDYRRIIAALVERGAQAIILGCTEISLLIAQSDAAVPLFDTTAIHARTAAEFALGLPLDTTEKK from the coding sequence ATGAAGACCATCGGACTGATTGGCGGCATGAGCTGGGAATCGACGGTGCCGTACTACCGGCAGGTGAATCAAACGGTCAAGGAGCACCTGGGCGGGCTGCACTCGGCCAAGGTGGTGCTCGTCAGCGTCGACTTCCACGACGTGGAAAAATTGCAGCGCGCCGGCGACTGGGACGCTGCCGGCGCATTGCTGGCCGACGCCGCCCGTTCGCTGCAAGCCGCCGGCGCCGACTTCATCGTGGTGTGCACCAACACCATGCACAAGGTCGCGCCGGCCATCGAGGCGGCGGCCGGCATCCCGCTGTTCCACATCGCCGACCCCACGGCGGCCGCCATCAAGGCCGCCGGCCACACCAGGATCGGCCTGCTCGGCACGCGCTTCACGATGGAACAGGCGTTCTACAAGGACCGGCTGCGCGAGCTGCACGGCCTGGACGTGATCGTCCCTGAGCCGGCCGAGCGCGACATCGTCCACCGGATCATCTACGAGGAACTCTGCCTCGGCAACGTCGTCGACGCCTCGCGTGACGACTACCGCCGAATCATCGCCGCGCTGGTGGAGCGGGGCGCGCAAGCCATCATCCTCGGCTGCACTGAAATCTCGCTGCTGATCGCGCAGTCCGACGCGGCCGTGCCGCTGTTCGACACCACCGCCATCCACGCCCGCACGGCCGCCGAGTTCGCGCTCGGCCTTCCACTCGACACCACGGAGAAGAAATGA